One window from the genome of Salvia splendens isolate huo1 chromosome 9, SspV2, whole genome shotgun sequence encodes:
- the LOC121749462 gene encoding uncharacterized protein LOC121749462, with protein sequence MFLRQNPPTFNGLGDPTVAETWIHTLERIFDFLHCTDQERLSCVTFQLTGPADFWWEARKKTISPMRLGEMTWEEFKTEVYEKYIPKSYRKKKEVEFYHLKQGRMSVTDYHRMFCEMAQYTPDQVDTDAKMAEKFCTGLRHEIRITLASHGGLSYTETLGRALDIEAAMLGEKTAPAVNSTPPSAQSQTLRDKRRWEGPRAQPDHKKGAHGPCRPQNGGYQATPGSFKGNVSKSSPCPRCSRLHGGICKVGSDTCFNCGRAGHFGKHYPTKTPGMGAKPHPSAQRPQLRAMNIQP encoded by the coding sequence ATGTTTCTAAGACAGAACCCACCAACGTTTAACGGGTTAGGAGACCCAACGGTGGCAGAAACATGGATCCACACACTGGAGCGCATTTTTGACTTCCTGCATTGCACAGACCAAGAGCGACTGTCCTGTGTGACATTTCAGCTGACTGGACCTGCAGACTTCTGGTGGGAAGCAAGGAAAAAGACTATATCTCCGATGCGACTAGGAGAAATGACTTGGGAGGAATTTAAAACGGAAGTCTATGAGAAGTATATTCCCAAGAGCTACAGGAAGAAAAAGGAGGTTGAGTTCTACCATCTGAAGCAAGGACGAATGTCAGTGACAGACTACCACAGAATGTTCTGTGAGATGGCCCAGTACACCCCAGATCAGGTAGACACCGACGCAAAGATGGCTGAGAAGTTCTGTACAGGTCTGAGACACGAGATACGTATTACGCTGGCTAGCCACGGAGGACTGTCCTACACTGAAACTCTAGGACGAGCACTGGACATCGAGGCAGCCATGCTAGGAGAAAAGACAGCCCCAGCTGTAAACTCTACTCCACCCTCAGCTCAGTCCCAGACACTCAGGGACAAGAGGAGATGGGAGGGACCAAGAGCTCAGCCTGATCATAAGAAGGGAGCGCATGGACCATGCAGGCCACAGAATGGCGGATACCAAGCTACCCCTGGATCTTTCAAGGGGAATGTGTCAAAATCCAGTCCGTGTCCTAGATGCAGCAGGCTGCATGGCGGCATCTGCAAGGTAGGGAGTGATACATGCTTTAACTGCGGAAGGGCTGGACACTTTGGTAAGCACTACCCGACCAAGACTCCAGGGATGGGAGCAAAACCTCACCCGTCAGCTCAGCGCCCACAACTGCGCGCGATGAATATTCAACCTTGA